A window from Cytophagia bacterium CHB2 encodes these proteins:
- the cobO gene encoding cob(I)yrinic acid a,c-diamide adenosyltransferase, with translation MEIQKKIEVRHGLTLVYTGEGKGKTTAALGTALRAAGYGLRIYMLQFIKGSWHYGELDGAKLLEPHLTIERMGKGFYKIVDDKLPEAEHRKAAEAAAAHALDILRSGQYDMVILDEINVAVMTGLLSTQKVLEIIAAKPETCHLILTGRGAPEEVIEAADLVTEMREIKHPYQKGKLAQKGVDF, from the coding sequence ATGGAAATACAAAAGAAAATCGAGGTGCGGCACGGCCTGACTCTCGTGTACACCGGCGAGGGCAAGGGTAAAACCACGGCTGCCCTCGGCACGGCGTTACGCGCCGCCGGCTATGGCCTGCGCATTTACATGCTGCAATTCATTAAAGGTTCGTGGCATTACGGCGAGCTGGACGGCGCGAAGCTGTTGGAGCCCCATCTCACCATCGAGCGCATGGGCAAGGGCTTTTACAAAATCGTCGATGACAAGCTTCCCGAAGCCGAACATCGCAAAGCCGCAGAAGCGGCCGCCGCACATGCACTTGACATTCTGCGTAGCGGGCAATACGATATGGTGATTCTCGACGAAATCAATGTCGCGGTGATGACGGGCCTGCTCTCGACGCAAAAAGTACTGGAGATTATCGCCGCCAAGCCCGAGACTTGTCATTTAATTCTTACCGGCCGCGGCGCGCCGGAGGAAGTAATCGAAGCTGCGGATTTGGTCACGGAGATGCGCGAAATCAAGCATCCTTATCAAAAAGGCAAATTGGCGCAAAAGGGCGTGGATTTTTGA
- a CDS encoding endonuclease/exonuclease/phosphatase family protein, with protein sequence MRKFDFAKRLGGTIILLSAAFFVTIWLLTFHPDELQTETVTSPASAPLLQPGQKLKILTWNIQFMAGKDYVFWHDTPNFDGPHDRPSPEDIARTLAEVSRVIRAENPDIVLLQEVDDGGRRTDHEDQLARLLAALPPEYSSHVSAFYWKAAFVPHPRILGSAGMKLATVSKYRISHARRHQLALPPNDLITRQFSTKRAILEARLPLTNGAELVVLNTHLDAFAAGTNTMRLQVAEIDSILTALRSSGVAWALGGDLNLLPPDEAAYHRLPESHESYYQQNSEIAPLYQNYQVLPNWEEVTGLDYQKWFTHFPNDPAAAGPDRTIDYLIFPKQARVDTHYVRQHDTLKISDHLPVIAIMQVPDNLSNEL encoded by the coding sequence ATGCGCAAGTTTGATTTCGCCAAACGCCTCGGCGGTACAATCATCCTGCTATCAGCCGCGTTTTTCGTCACAATTTGGCTCCTCACGTTTCATCCCGATGAACTGCAAACCGAGACCGTCACGAGTCCTGCCAGCGCGCCCTTACTGCAACCCGGCCAAAAACTCAAAATCCTGACCTGGAACATACAATTCATGGCCGGCAAGGATTACGTCTTCTGGCATGACACGCCCAATTTCGACGGCCCGCACGACCGGCCCTCACCCGAAGACATCGCGCGCACCCTCGCCGAAGTCAGCCGCGTCATTCGCGCCGAGAATCCCGATATCGTCTTGCTGCAAGAAGTCGATGACGGCGGCCGCCGCACAGATCACGAGGATCAGCTTGCGCGCTTGCTCGCCGCGCTGCCGCCGGAATATTCCTCACACGTGTCGGCGTTTTATTGGAAAGCCGCATTCGTGCCGCATCCGCGCATTCTGGGCAGCGCGGGTATGAAGCTGGCGACGGTTTCGAAATACCGGATTTCGCACGCGCGCCGCCATCAGCTCGCGCTGCCGCCGAACGATCTCATCACGCGGCAATTCAGCACCAAGCGCGCCATTCTGGAAGCGCGCTTGCCGCTAACCAACGGCGCGGAACTCGTTGTGCTCAACACCCATCTCGATGCCTTCGCGGCGGGCACCAACACAATGCGCTTGCAAGTGGCGGAGATCGACAGTATCTTAACGGCGTTGCGCAGCAGCGGCGTGGCCTGGGCCTTGGGCGGCGACTTAAATCTCCTGCCGCCGGATGAAGCTGCCTATCACCGCCTGCCCGAGAGCCACGAGAGTTACTATCAGCAAAACTCGGAGATCGCGCCGTTGTATCAAAACTATCAAGTCTTGCCGAATTGGGAAGAGGTCACGGGACTTGATTATCAAAAATGGTTTACGCATTTTCCCAACGACCCGGCGGCTGCAGGCCCCGATCGCACGATTGATTATCTGATTTTTCCGAAGCAGGCTCGCGTGGATACGCACTACGTGCGGCAGCATGACACGCTGAAAATTTCGGATCATCTGCCGGTTATTGCGATCATGCAAGTGCCGGATAATTTGTCGAACGAATTGTGA